The following DNA comes from Shinella zoogloeoides.
TTTTCCGTCCGGTTCAGTTCTTGCAGAAGTCCGCATCCTTCCCGATGCCGCCGCACAGCTCTTCCTTCGTGAAAAGCCCGGCGTCGATCACAGTTTCCTGCACGTTGTCCGGGGTGATGAACACATTCGGCTCAAGCCGCGCCGGGACACCGCCCTCGGTGAAATTGTTGGGCCAGGTCCCGTTGACGATGCCAGCCGGAGCCTCCTCGCCCTTGACCTTCGAAACGATCAGCTGGACGGCTGCATCAGCCATTTGCCTGTAGGGCGGCGCCATGTCGGCGGCCTGCCAGCCAAGGAGCACGCGCTGGATCCCCTCGAGGGTCGCATCATAGCCGCCATAGACCTTCACCTTGCCGACGAGATCCTGCGCGCTCAGCGCGGCGATGGCCCCGCCGCCCGTGTCGTCGTTCATGACGACGACACCGTCGACCTCGTTGTTGGTCTTCGTGAGGCACTGTTCCATGTTCTTCTGTGCGTTCGCGGCCAGATACAGGAGGGCATCGGCCTGGCAGGCGATTTCGACGGTGCCATTCTCGATGAGCGGCTTGAGGTATTTGTCGAAACCCTTCATCTGCTCGGGATAGAAAGCGAACTTGGGATCGCCCAGCATATAGGCAAGCCGGACAGGACGATGTTCAGGGAGATGTTCGGAGAGATACTTCCCCTGCGCCTCGCCGATGTCGCTGAATGGGACGGAAACATGGTAGGCGACCGGGCCCGGACCCGGATCATGCGCATAGGTCACCACGGGAACGCCGTCGGCGTCGGCTTTCGCGAGGATACTCGCGGACCGGGGCGGATCGACGGAGGCGAGGATGATGCCGAGCGCCCCGCTGGCGAGGGCGGACTCCGCCTGCGAGACCTGCTGCTGCATATCGTCGTTGGCGTTGAGGACCTTGATCTCGACGCCGGGAGCGTATTTCTTCATTGCCGCCGTGATGTTCGGAATGTCGAACTTTGCCCAGCGGTTCGTCGTCACGTTCGGCACGAGAAGATAGACGGTTCCTGATGGCTCAGCGGCTCGCACCGTCGCAGCGCTGAAAAGTGCGGTTGCAGAGAGTAGCGCTGCAAGGATTATAGATTTCATCGGTTCATTCCCCTTCTTCAATCACGGCAAGTCTCTCGCCGGTTGTCGATACAAGTGCGCTGATTGTTCTTATTGCCTGCCGGTGACATGGTCCCGAATAACGCCGCATCTCTTCCGGTCGTTCAGGTGATTGCAGGCTAGTGCGGCCCGTATAGCCGCTCAAGATAACCCGCGTCATTTCATCATGACTTTTTCTCATGCCGTTCATTGGCGAAAAGAAAACGCCGCAGCGGATCGGCCGCGACCTTCGTGGGAGTCCGGGCGACGACGGATCGCGGCGTCGATAAAACATTACGAGCGCCACCGGGGCCTCCCTTCAGCGCCCGAAAGATGAAGTTCGCGATTTGGCTAATATGCCAACATCATGTCGGCCGCTTTCTCTGCGATCATTATCGTCGCGGCGTTGGTGTTGCCGCTAACCATCGTCGGCATGATCGATGCATCGGCGACGCGCAGCTTCGCGATGCCATGAACCCTCAGCTTCTCATCCACGACGGCCATCGCATCCTGGCCCATCTTGGCCGTGCCGCATGTATGGTGACCGATCCCCGAGGTGCTTCGGATATAGGCGTCAAGCTCCGCATCCGACCTGATATCGGCACCCGGGGTAAGCTCCGGTCCGCGGTAAGGCTCGAAGGCTTCCTGTGCGAAGATTTTGCGGGTTACACGGATAGCCTCACGAGTGACCGCCATGTCGTATTCAGATGAGAGGAAGTTCGGATCGAAGACTGGAGCCCCCTTGGGATCGGCGGACTTCAGCCACATTTTCCCGCGGCTTTCGGGCCGGTTCGGCCAAACATGCACAACGTAGGAATGCCCTTCGAGTTCGTCCGCCCAAGGCATCCAGATTTTGAGGCCCTGCCCTGGATAATACGGGATGAACACCGCCTGGCATTCGGGAGCCTCGACACCGGGCTGCGTATTGAAGAAGCCACCGGCTTCAAGCGGGCTCTGCGATACCTGACCTTTCTTGAAAAGCAGGCTATTCATCATCGCGAAGGTCAGCGAGTGGATGCGCAGGGAAGATGCCATGGAAACAGGCTTCTTCGAACTGTGCGCCACCGAAACGTTCACATGGTCCTGCAGGTTGGCGCCGACGCCCGGAAGATGTCTCACCGGAGAGATGCCGAGCTTGCCGAGCGCCTCCTGATCACCGATCCCCGAAAGCATGAGAATTTTGGGGGAATTGAATGACCCGGCAGCCAGGACGATCTCGCGATTTGCCCGCACGCGATGGACCGTTCCGCCCTTCTCATATTCGATGGCTACGGCCTCGCCGT
Coding sequences within:
- a CDS encoding GMC family oxidoreductase; its protein translation is MNSDSFDFVVVGGGSAGSVLASRLSARGDRVLLLEAGGAGREISYDLPFLAAKLFSFKRNNWSYNCVPQKNMNGRTQYFPRGKMLGGSFIFNGAQYIRGNPADFDTWRQLGNPGWSFEDVLPYFRKSEKYFGGDNAFHSTRGPMPVTKPPMVSELTTAYLEACQQAGYPLNNDFNGASQEGFGVYDFNIAEGRRQTTAKTFLRPAMSRPNLKVEVNANVHKVIVENGEAVAIEYEKGGTVHRVRANREIVLAAGSFNSPKILMLSGIGDQEALGKLGISPVRHLPGVGANLQDHVNVSVAHSSKKPVSMASSLRIHSLTFAMMNSLLFKKGQVSQSPLEAGGFFNTQPGVEAPECQAVFIPYYPGQGLKIWMPWADELEGHSYVVHVWPNRPESRGKMWLKSADPKGAPVFDPNFLSSEYDMAVTREAIRVTRKIFAQEAFEPYRGPELTPGADIRSDAELDAYIRSTSGIGHHTCGTAKMGQDAMAVVDEKLRVHGIAKLRVADASIMPTMVSGNTNAATIMIAEKAADMMLAY
- a CDS encoding sugar ABC transporter substrate-binding protein, which translates into the protein MKSIILAALLSATALFSAATVRAAEPSGTVYLLVPNVTTNRWAKFDIPNITAAMKKYAPGVEIKVLNANDDMQQQVSQAESALASGALGIILASVDPPRSASILAKADADGVPVVTYAHDPGPGPVAYHVSVPFSDIGEAQGKYLSEHLPEHRPVRLAYMLGDPKFAFYPEQMKGFDKYLKPLIENGTVEIACQADALLYLAANAQKNMEQCLTKTNNEVDGVVVMNDDTGGGAIAALSAQDLVGKVKVYGGYDATLEGIQRVLLGWQAADMAPPYRQMADAAVQLIVSKVKGEEAPAGIVNGTWPNNFTEGGVPARLEPNVFITPDNVQETVIDAGLFTKEELCGGIGKDADFCKN